TTCCACCAGCTCCTGGCTGATACCTCTGCATGCCAAATGGAGAGGTGTCAAACCATCTTTATCTGGAGcatctaaaaaaatattcttcacgctaacgaaaaattcaatcaattctATGCGCTCTTTGTGTGCAGCCGTATGAAGAGGTGTCCTTCCGAACTGCGCTTCCTTTGCGTTGGGATCAGCTCCAAGTTCTATCAGTCGTTTTACGAGAGTAGTAGAATTTTGAATCACAGCTAAATGCAAGGGAGTTCTTGTTGTTGCATCTGCTATATTCACATTTAATGTAGGGACTCCTAGCAGCAGCAGAATTATTGGTatgcttttgtttttcaaagcaAGAGTTAGGGCAGTATCACCATTACCTTGTAAATTGACGTCAGGTGCGTAATGTAAAAGCTCTCTCACAGACTTAAAATCTTGTTTTTCAATAGATATCATGAGGGGTGTTCTCTGATTGTTATCCAATGAATTTATATTTGGAAGAGGTTGGAATTTGAGGAGTTCCTTCAATACATCGCTACTCTGTTTCTCTGCAGCAATGTGGAGCAAAGTTTTATCTTCGAATATCTTCGCAGAATCTGCACCGTGTTCCAGAAGTGCCTTCACAGCCTCCGGAAAATCTCCTTTGACAGCATAGTACAGGGGCGTTGCGCCTTTGCAGTCTGGAGAGTTGATGGATGAATGATTCGCTTTCAATAAAGCTTCTAGAATTGCTAGCATTTCCTTCTTATCCTCCTTGGTGGTGGTTTCATTAACTTTCGCAGCTAAAATCAAAGGAGTCCGCCCATTCTCAGAGCTTGAAGCAACATTTGCTCCATGTTGGAGTAGGAGGTAAACCGACTGCACGTCTCTTGTTTTAACAGCGTGATGGAGAGGCGTCCGAAATTTGATATCCTTCACGTTTATCTGTGCACCAGATTCGATAAGCAGCTTCGTAATAGTTGCATCAGGAGATAAATGCAGTGGAGTTTTGTTGTCGTAATCACGAATGTTGGCATTCGCTCTATATTTCAGTAGAATTCTcacacattctgaaaatttcagctTTACAGCCACATGAAGAACTGTCTGATCCTGCTCCTCGTTCCTTGAGTTTATATCAATTCTTTCCCCTTTTGGAAGTTTCTCATTATATTCTAACAATAAATCGATCATGTCACCTCTATTTTTTGCAGTTGCTGTGAATAGGATAGTGGACGCTGCGTCAAACTTTATTCTTCCtgtattcaataaaagtttcacTATGCTTGTTTGTTGATTGAAAACAGCTATACTGATGGGCTTTATTTTATTAGAAGCGACATTGGGATCAGCAGAATTTATTAAAAGGAGTCTTGCCAGGTCAGCATCGCTGTTTTGAACTGCATATCCGAGAGGAGTGTTACCGTAATCATCAGGTGCATCTATGGGAATTTTCTTGGTACCAAGAAGAATATCAACCAATGCAAGATTACCTTCTTCCGATACTATATGAAGTAGATTCTTTCCAAGATAACACAAAATATTGACATCAGCTCCCTGATTAATCAGCATTGCTACTGCTTCATTTGCTTTCAAATCAACGGCATATTTCAGTGGTGTTTCGCCGTGTGAATTTTTGGCTTCTATATCAATATTATCTCTTTGCAATAACATATAAAGGGTGTCCAATGAGCCTAAACTCACTGCTTCGTGGAGGGGTGTTTGTCCGGTTTTCGGATTAGGAATATTTGGATCGGCTCCAGATAATATCAAACGATCTACCTTCATTAGATTTTTCGAGTCGAATGCCAAATTCAGCGGTGTATAACCAGCCTTATTTCTTGCATCGAAATCCACATTGGGACAAGTCAAGAGCCGTGTTACCATATCGAGTGAACCTTTTTGGCAAGCTATGTGAAGCGGACTATTTCCATCTGCATTTTGGATATTCACATCGGCTCCATTTGCCACCAGAAGATCCACTATGTCGCCTCTTTCACTTCTTACTGCTGATTCTAAGGGCGTGACCCCTCCTTCTGACTTGAAATTGGTGGCCTCTGGAACTGGCATATTCTCTAGTAATAGTTTGGTAATATTGAAGTTTCCTTTTTCTACGGCATGCTGGAGGAGCATTTTATTCTTATGTTGTATGATAGGAGAGGCTCTGCGTGCAAGCAGGAGTCGCACCTTTTCCTCGTTTTCTGCAAGGACAGCCTTCTGGAGAGGAGAAAGGCCATCCATATCTGGTACGTCGATCATTTCGGTTCTTTCTAGGATCATGGCGAATATCCTTATATTATTTCTTTCGACTGCTAAATGAATGACTGATTTTCTTCGCTGATTTGGGTTGAAATTGGGACTTGCACCATTATCCAATAATGCTCTCACGATAGTTTCATTTTCAGCAAGAACAGCTGAATGTAGAGGTGTGTATTTATTAAAATCCAAAGCATCTATATCGGCTCCTTTTCTTATGAGGATATTCGTTATGGAATCATATTTGTGTTTCATTACTAAATGCAATGGAGATATTCTACTTTTTCTAGGGTTTGGATTAGCTCCAGCCTTCAATAATAGCTTAACCTTCAAGCATTGCTCTATCCGAACAGCGTCATGAAGAGCTGTACACTTTTTATTATCTTCTGCATTCACATTGATTGTAGGCATATTCAAGAGGCTCCTCAGTATACCTGATGAGTCCTTGCAAATTGATAAATGAAGAGCTGTCTTACCATCAACATTTCTAGGGGCGTTTGGATTTGCTCCAGCGCCTAGGAGAATATCCACAATTAATTGGTCACCTTTGTTGATAGCCAGATGAAGGGCAGTTTCTCCCAATGGAGTTGTGGCATCGATATCGATGATTCTAGAATATCTATGTATTATTCTGTATGTGAGTTCTTGCCTGCCTGTAGCGCAAGAGTAGTGAAGAAAAGTATAACCCTcatatttgtagttgatgtcgGTATCGTTTTCTTCCAGATAAGACTCGATTAAATCACTCATTACATCCACATTTTGTTCTCTTCTTAAGAGAACATCCAGTGGAAAAACTTGCCAGTTGAAATTGCACATCGCACAAATAAACACGAACACACAAATTGGAAGTTACGAATTCACTTTATTCCACTcgagtgaaaataaataaatacaggaATGCATCTGCCTCCATTATAAAAACTGCATATTGATATACTCGAGAATAACTGTGATCAATGGAAATCATATGGCTCGGATATCTTGAGGGATCATAATTAAAAACAGAGTGCTACAACGATCAACGATTTCCCTAATGATTTCAATTTCCAGTGAAAAGAGTTCTGCTGTCCTtggaattaatatttttttcaggagAGCATAAATATTCAGATTTCAAGTCAACGTTGGACTCCTGTTACTTAATCTTTTATCATTTTCGAAGGAATTTcagtaatttaaaataaaacaaTGCATTTGTTCACTTCCATTAGCTTcgagtttcaagaaaaaattgtttctgagCACGAAATCAATATCAAGAAAGCATTTcctcaattatttattttctcaattcaaaatgaaaaatacattgtcGCTTGTACCTACGTCCTACTGAAATGTGCATATTGTGAACAGTTGAACCATTTCAAATAACGATTcgcattttgaatgaaaattatgcTATATCTTCATTGCACTAGTTAGGTTCATGAGAAATTAATTGAATAGTGTGATAATTATACATTTTTTCTTCTGACAAAGTAATTTTGACCTTCATTATTGACATGAAGAATCAATATCTtttgaatatcatttcattttagTCAGATGAATTATTCAATTACTTTTTATTGATCAGTGAAATAGTCACGACACAATTAATATTTCAAAGTAGACATGCCATGTCCTAGTAACCAGAAAAGACAATTACTAGTAGATTTTGTGTCGGGATCATCAAGGACACTGTTGAGGGAAGTATATAATTCATTGAGGTTGTTCATGGATTTGAAAAACTCCCTTCCTTTTTGTATTGTCTATTTATATCAATAGATATTTCCATTTCCTATTTGTAACACTCACTGGCGGCGATTAGGGGAGGCCAGGGGGGGCGGTTGCCCCCTCACTTTCTGGAGAATATGAAGCTACTTTTTAAAAAAAACTAACATTCTTTCAAGATTTCACCTTATTGCCCCCCCACTTCTTACGCCCAATCGCCGCCACTGGTAACACTTTGATTTCGTACTGCAGCATTATATGTTCACTTATAAACGGATTAGTACCTCATGGCTCTTGTTTTCACCTATTCAGTGTACCTATTGCAGAATTTAGCATGATAAAAATAAGTCAGTATTGGTTATGAATACGAATACTATGAATTCTTTTATAGGAGACCATTATTGAAATAGCAACATAATTTCAGTACAAATAAAGGAAGAAGACTCAATAAATTATAGAAGAGTTGCTGACTGCAACTGAATTTTCTGGTTCTTCCAGTTAACTTTAAAATGTTTCTCTAAAAGAGTAGGTAATCAAATAACGAGCAACTGTATAAGTTTGTCGTTGAGATtataaatcatttcagttttatcattcacattgaaattgAAGTGGGGACCTTCTTGAACCAGGAAAATCGCTTTCTCATGGCAATCAATCAATGTTCATTCACCTCTACATGGTTTACCACAACGGCTGACACTTCGAGAGCCTCTAGGGACTAGGCATGTCTGTGAATATCAATTATTGACATGTTCGGATTTGCATGCGGCTATATAGGGCGATATGATTTTTTTGTAGACAAGATCGGCTGTAGACCTAAATTTTTAAACTAATGAATAGGCTTTTGATGTAAAACTGCTATAATATGACCACGTAACTAGCTTGAGATATGAAATTTTCCTATTTTTCGACAGACCAGAATCCGTTCAAGAGATAAGGGTATAAACGAGGCAAATATATAACAAATCTTCAGGATAATTCGAAGACAAAGGGAATTTCGTCATTCATAACTACCATTCCATTTTGTTCGCTTGGGTGGTTCGATGGAAAATCATAATTTTCGCGACAATTGGCTGTGAAACCTCCAGGGTAGTTTCCGAATATTTCCCTGTTTGCTACGAAGCCGCAGAAGTGATTCCCGCTCTCATAATACCTGTGCGGCTCCGAAGTTTAAATAGTTTAGGAGTTGCCCCAGCACAGATATTGCAGTTAGAGGCTACTTGTGCAACTGGTGCAAATAAAACCTGCTTGCAGCTTTAGAACTTATGAAATGTAAACAAGTAATTTCTCAGGATAGGAAATGATAGAATTTTCTTGATAATTTACAGTGAGGAAACCCGATTTTGATATTAATTTCTGTATTCAAGTTAAGGTACTCACTGATTGTTCTTTGTACAAGACAATGAAGAGCTTCCTTTCGCTAGTCTCCGAGTGTCTTACCTGCAAATGAATAAAATAGTAAAATACATATCAAGCAATAATTTATGGTATAACATatgttatttattgaaaaattttatccCATCTAGCCCATTTATGATTTTTCTAATGATCACAAATACACATTTTCAAACaagaaaattcaacaaatcATCTAATACAACATTAGATTCagattagattagatattttgtCACCTTGGCATTCATTGACATAACAAACTAACCAACTCCCATAATCCGATTTAAA
The nucleotide sequence above comes from Coccinella septempunctata chromosome 4, icCocSept1.1, whole genome shotgun sequence. Encoded proteins:
- the LOC123311743 gene encoding serine/threonine-protein phosphatase 6 regulatory ankyrin repeat subunit B-like is translated as MCNFNWQVFPLDVLLRREQNVDVMSDLIESYLEENDTDINYKYEGYTFLHYSCATGRQELTYRIIHRYSRIIDIDATTPLGETALHLAINKGDQLIVDILLGAGANPNAPRNVDGKTALHLSICKDSSGILRSLLNMPTINVNAEDNKKCTALHDAVRIEQCLKVKLLLKAGANPNPRKSRISPLHLVMKHKYDSITNILIRKGADIDALDFNKYTPLHSAVLAENETIVRALLDNGASPNFNPNQRRKSVIHLAVERNNIRIFAMILERTEMIDVPDMDGLSPLQKAVLAENEEKVRLLLARRASPIIQHKNKMLLQHAVEKGNFNITKLLLENMPVPEATNFKSEGGVTPLESAVRSERGDIVDLLVANGADVNIQNADGNSPLHIACQKGSLDMVTRLLTCPNVDFDARNKAGYTPLNLAFDSKNLMKVDRLILSGADPNIPNPKTGQTPLHEAVSLGSLDTLYMLLQRDNIDIEAKNSHGETPLKYAVDLKANEAVAMLINQGADVNILCYLGKNLLHIVSEEGNLALVDILLGTKKIPIDAPDDYGNTPLGYAVQNSDADLARLLLINSADPNVASNKIKPISIAVFNQQTSIVKLLLNTGRIKFDAASTILFTATAKNRGDMIDLLLEYNEKLPKGERIDINSRNEEQDQTVLHVAVKLKFSECVRILLKYRANANIRDYDNKTPLHLSPDATITKLLIESGAQINVKDIKFRTPLHHAVKTRDVQSVYLLLQHGANVASSSENGRTPLILAAKVNETTTKEDKKEMLAILEALLKANHSSINSPDCKGATPLYYAVKGDFPEAVKALLEHGADSAKIFEDKTLLHIAAEKQSSDVLKELLKFQPLPNINSLDNNQRTPLMISIEKQDFKSVRELLHYAPDVNLQGNGDTALTLALKNKSIPIILLLLGVPTLNVNIADATTRTPLHLAVIQNSTTLVKRLIELGADPNAKEAQFGRTPLHTAAHKERIELIEFFVSVKNIFLDAPDKDGLTPLHLACRGISQELVETVIDTLIKNGADVDLPCNAGNTVVHYVAARQDLTSQLELIIRNDRRRLNTKNNIGETPLHLACRNLDNKSIKFLLKEGASLEVTNIYGRTPPDLYIQSLYQDDDRLSTRMVPPTMKEAAMSAMEVLIDTQQYNAFETMIELNKNVQWFDVEYLSCLLYFSIRKHKRFEMVQALLESGADINFRMAFSNDDRPDTILSVAVDQLAVLELLLADENCEVNFPGEYSRTALHVAVQKNLAHETVLLLERGANPNALDSYNNNPLCYTVNRDLIITLLKYGADPFINPSVMRNCLNISPYHLISRAVIKNFMSNDDKDLNLLKAYFNGHAYAQQIINSCVENISDCTLSIDSLIDDKLSEEVTYADILLECYPEVHEGNIERIKEIMQMDYHRQVIAWCLDFVRTKLIVIEKALPIMKPIGNSSVTLKSFLTADRDQISRYLQSREVIRFLIATNLTVYTPRYSQELNQLIELGNEVFILRNEICSCIIRPDIRESTYLGRLPIECIEFILEMLRWVDLLNLKEALSSVSEID